In one window of Paraflavitalea soli DNA:
- a CDS encoding glycoside hydrolase family 43 protein gives MRLLFLACTITCLFNFNLTGFAQLANPVSKVWMADNGNGTYKNPVINADYSDPDAVRVGNDYYLIASSFDAVPGLPILHSKDMVNWTIITHALKRQPPFDHFSKTQHGNGVWAPAIRYHNGEFYIYYPDPDFGIYVTRARNIKGPWTDPVLVEAGKGLIDPCPFWDDNGKGYLAHAYAGSRAGIKSLIVIKELDATGTRVVSEGVLVYDGHETDATIEGPKLYKRNGYYYIFAPAGGVSTGWQLVLRSKNIYGPYERKVVMDQGTTPINGPHQGAWIQTPAGEDWFLHFQDKGAYGRVVHLQPMKWINNWPVIGIDKDGDGKGEPVLVYKKPAVGKTYPIATPAESDEFNTTTLGLQWQWQANPKATWSFLNPTKGVLRLYSDKMPDSANNLWDVPNILLQKWPAEAFVITTKFSFTPNPKLENEKAGLVIMGLSYANIALKSRKDGIWLVYGTCKDAYKANPETEKTLTKLGDSTATVYFRVQVRAGAQCRFGYSTDGKSFTDIETAFQATPGRWVGAKAGIFCTRTTQINDAGFADVDWFRIDKLEK, from the coding sequence ATGCGCTTATTGTTCCTTGCCTGTACCATTACCTGCCTGTTCAATTTTAACCTTACCGGTTTTGCCCAGCTTGCCAACCCCGTTTCAAAAGTATGGATGGCTGACAATGGAAATGGTACCTATAAAAACCCGGTGATCAATGCCGACTATTCTGATCCCGATGCTGTACGCGTGGGAAACGATTACTACCTCATAGCCTCCAGTTTTGATGCAGTACCCGGGTTGCCGATCCTGCATTCGAAGGATATGGTCAACTGGACGATCATCACACATGCTTTAAAAAGGCAGCCTCCTTTCGATCATTTTTCCAAAACACAGCATGGCAATGGTGTATGGGCGCCGGCTATCCGCTACCACAATGGTGAATTTTACATTTATTATCCCGATCCGGATTTTGGCATTTATGTTACGAGGGCCAGGAACATCAAAGGTCCCTGGACTGATCCCGTGCTGGTAGAGGCTGGAAAAGGATTGATAGACCCTTGTCCCTTCTGGGATGATAATGGCAAAGGGTACCTGGCCCATGCATACGCAGGCAGCCGTGCAGGCATTAAAAGCCTGATCGTTATCAAAGAGCTGGATGCCACCGGTACCAGGGTGGTCAGCGAAGGTGTACTGGTGTATGATGGTCATGAAACGGATGCTACGATTGAAGGTCCCAAGCTGTATAAGCGCAATGGATACTATTATATTTTCGCTCCCGCAGGTGGTGTGTCTACGGGCTGGCAACTGGTACTTCGGTCTAAGAATATTTATGGCCCTTACGAAAGGAAAGTGGTCATGGACCAGGGCACTACACCGATCAACGGCCCTCACCAGGGCGCCTGGATACAAACGCCCGCGGGGGAAGACTGGTTCCTGCATTTCCAGGACAAGGGGGCTTATGGCAGGGTGGTACACCTTCAACCAATGAAATGGATCAACAACTGGCCGGTGATCGGCATTGATAAAGATGGTGACGGTAAGGGAGAGCCGGTACTGGTGTATAAGAAACCAGCTGTAGGGAAAACCTATCCCATTGCTACTCCGGCAGAAAGTGATGAGTTCAATACAACTACCCTGGGTTTGCAATGGCAATGGCAGGCCAATCCCAAAGCGACCTGGTCGTTTCTGAATCCCACCAAAGGGGTCTTACGCTTATATTCTGATAAGATGCCCGACTCAGCCAATAACCTGTGGGACGTGCCCAATATCCTGTTACAAAAATGGCCGGCAGAAGCGTTTGTCATCACTACTAAGTTTTCCTTTACACCCAATCCCAAGCTGGAAAATGAAAAAGCAGGGTTGGTCATCATGGGCCTCAGCTATGCCAACATTGCCCTCAAAAGCAGGAAGGATGGTATCTGGCTGGTGTATGGTACCTGCAAAGATGCGTACAAGGCCAATCCTGAAACCGAAAAAACACTCACTAAACTGGGCGATTCTACGGCTACCGTTTACTTCCGGGTACAGGTACGTGCAGGCGCCCAATGCCGCTTTGGATATAGTACTGATGGCAAATCATTTACTGATATAGAAACAGCCTTTCAGGCTACCCCAGGCCGTTGGGTGGGCGCCAAAGCGGGTATATTCTGCACCCGTACTACGCAGATCAATGATGCCGGCTTTGCCGATGTGGACTGGTTCCGCATTGATAAGCTGGAGAAGTGA
- a CDS encoding collagen-like protein, whose amino-acid sequence MKYAAVFLTGLILSFAVLSCKKGDTGPAGPAGVPGPQGPQGIAGNANVTQYSYGVQNLAAGFVQLLVTTTKDSMDRSAWFVYLYYQPLDRWYFLPGTGVGGATQYRVSMTYSANKVNFYIDKNGAGESYAQAKIVRIVTSSQQAGGRAATGAHPLPDIDFADYEAVRKYYQLPR is encoded by the coding sequence ATGAAATATGCAGCCGTATTCTTAACAGGTCTGATCTTATCTTTTGCAGTGTTGTCCTGTAAAAAGGGCGATACAGGGCCGGCAGGACCAGCAGGTGTGCCCGGACCACAGGGACCGCAGGGCATTGCCGGTAATGCCAATGTAACGCAATACTCATATGGGGTACAAAACCTGGCAGCAGGATTTGTGCAGTTATTGGTAACTACTACCAAGGATTCAATGGATAGATCGGCCTGGTTTGTGTACCTGTATTATCAACCACTTGACCGCTGGTATTTTTTGCCTGGTACCGGCGTTGGCGGTGCTACACAATACCGGGTAAGTATGACCTATAGCGCTAACAAGGTTAATTTTTATATAGATAAAAATGGTGCTGGTGAATCCTATGCGCAGGCTAAGATCGTACGGATAGTCACCAGTAGCCAGCAGGCCGGTGGCCGTGCAGCAACAGGTGCCCATCCATTGCCGGATATTGACTTTGCTGATTATGAAGCGGTACGAAAATATTACCAGCTTCCCCGTTAA
- a CDS encoding rhamnogalacturonan acetylesterase — MPFKKRITVYLIGDSTMSMKQEKAYPETGWGMPFVYFFDSTVTVDNRAQNGRSTRTFLEEKRWQPVVDALQEGDYVFVQFGHNDEVSTKKSYTTEEEFKTNLVKYVTETRHKKAIPVLLTPVARRKFDDAGKIEDTHEVYAEIVRKVANEYHVLLIDLDRKSQALLQELGEERSKLLFLHLAKGEHPNYPEGKEDNTHFNELGARLMAQIVLAEIKTLKLELAERIVRRN, encoded by the coding sequence ATGCCATTCAAAAAAAGGATCACGGTGTATCTTATAGGCGATTCTACCATGTCCATGAAACAGGAGAAAGCATACCCGGAAACTGGTTGGGGAATGCCCTTTGTGTACTTCTTCGATTCTACGGTAACCGTTGATAACCGGGCACAGAATGGCAGAAGTACCCGCACCTTCCTGGAAGAAAAAAGGTGGCAGCCCGTAGTGGATGCATTGCAAGAAGGAGATTACGTGTTTGTACAATTCGGCCACAATGATGAAGTAAGTACGAAGAAGAGCTACACTACTGAAGAAGAATTTAAGACAAACCTGGTTAAATACGTTACGGAAACACGCCATAAAAAAGCCATCCCGGTACTACTGACACCCGTAGCGCGCCGGAAATTTGATGACGCCGGAAAAATAGAAGACACCCACGAAGTGTATGCGGAGATCGTACGTAAAGTTGCCAATGAATACCATGTCCTCTTGATAGATCTTGACCGGAAAAGTCAGGCCCTGCTGCAGGAGTTGGGAGAAGAAAGATCAAAGTTGCTATTCCTGCATTTGGCAAAAGGAGAGCACCCCAATTATCCCGAAGGAAAAGAAGACAATACCCATTTCAATGAACTAGGTGCACGTTTAATGGCGCAGATCGTACTGGCCGAAATAAAAACGCTGAAGCTGGAGCTGGCGGAAAGAATAGTGCGTCGGAATTAA
- a CDS encoding pectate lyase family protein, with protein sequence MRKIVLLKGFVYCLLLSCTAQQQGVATASDGKPIAFPGAEGFGQYATGGRGGKVFIVNNLEDAGPGSFREAATAKVPRIIVFAVSGTIHLRTKLTIAGNVTIAGQSAPGDGICLADQPVSIGGDNIVIRFLRFRMGDKYQRGGMVDGNGGDDAFGGTRRKNILIDHCSLSWSTDEIISVYAGDSSTLQWNLIAEPLNYSYHFETGDKDYEHHGYGGIWGGRHLSAHHNLIAHCNSRTPRFDGIRNAPEENVDYRNNVIYNWGHNNTHAGEGGRYNIVNNYYKYGPNTGKQVRYQLLNPFNRSDIPYGKFYVAGNYVDGATDVTRNNWQGVKVGNGKDEVTQVTLEKPFEIVPVTTQTAEEAYIQVLQQVGAILPKRDTMDERIISNVRNRTGGFIDVQGGFPHGTAYELTTGAWPALQSLPALTDTDKDGMPDAWEKAHQLNPADGNDASLFTLNKWYSNIEIYLNELVK encoded by the coding sequence ATGAGAAAGATCGTATTATTAAAAGGATTTGTGTACTGTTTATTATTGTCCTGTACTGCACAGCAACAAGGGGTTGCTACAGCATCCGATGGGAAGCCTATTGCTTTTCCGGGCGCCGAAGGGTTTGGGCAATATGCAACCGGCGGCAGGGGAGGAAAGGTATTCATCGTGAACAACCTGGAAGATGCTGGTCCGGGTAGCTTCCGGGAAGCAGCCACTGCCAAAGTACCCCGTATCATCGTGTTTGCTGTATCAGGAACCATCCACCTCCGTACAAAACTGACCATTGCGGGTAATGTAACTATTGCCGGCCAGTCGGCGCCAGGTGATGGTATATGCCTGGCCGATCAGCCGGTGAGTATAGGCGGCGACAATATTGTTATCCGTTTCCTGCGCTTCCGCATGGGCGATAAGTACCAGCGTGGCGGTATGGTAGATGGCAATGGAGGTGATGATGCTTTTGGTGGTACCCGCCGTAAAAACATATTGATCGATCATTGCAGCCTGAGCTGGAGTACCGATGAAATAATATCAGTATATGCAGGAGACAGCTCCACCCTGCAATGGAACCTGATAGCTGAGCCACTTAATTATAGTTATCATTTTGAGACCGGCGATAAAGATTACGAACACCACGGCTATGGTGGTATATGGGGCGGCAGGCATCTCTCCGCTCACCACAACCTGATAGCTCATTGCAATAGCCGAACCCCGCGATTTGACGGCATTCGCAATGCCCCGGAAGAAAATGTGGATTACCGGAACAATGTGATCTACAACTGGGGGCACAACAATACACATGCCGGTGAAGGCGGACGCTACAATATTGTCAACAACTATTATAAGTACGGGCCCAATACAGGCAAACAAGTGAGGTATCAGTTATTGAACCCCTTCAACCGGTCTGATATTCCCTATGGCAAATTTTATGTGGCGGGCAACTATGTGGATGGTGCTACAGATGTGACCCGTAATAACTGGCAGGGTGTAAAAGTCGGCAATGGCAAAGATGAGGTGACACAGGTAACGCTGGAAAAGCCCTTTGAGATTGTGCCTGTCACCACTCAAACTGCCGAAGAAGCTTATATACAGGTGCTGCAACAGGTAGGGGCCATCCTCCCTAAAAGAGATACGATGGACGAGCGTATCATCAGTAATGTCAGGAACAGGACCGGTGGTTTTATAGATGTGCAGGGCGGTTTTCCGCATGGTACTGCTTATGAACTGACCACCGGGGCATGGCCCGCCTTGCAATCCCTGCCTGCACTTACTGATACAGATAAAGATGGAATGCCCGATGCCTGGGAAAAAGCGCACCAGCTCAACCCGGCCGATGGCAATGATGCCAGCCTGTTTACCCTGAACAAATGGTACTCCAATATAGAAATCTACCTGAATGAATTGGTCAAATAA
- a CDS encoding DUF4957 domain-containing protein, with protein MKKVINHINGLTIIFLFAILALSCEKDKEETFAPERIFTPGRIGATSNETNAKLEWSPSLYVSDSVTYVVEVGKDSLLTGTIDYTTETKALSLTITDRNIQIKTKYFARVKAKGQGGSADSKWEYSNSFGIKGEQIFLNISDADLKDKTVLLKWRTMPGLTKIVLTPATGAPFEVPLDAADVTAMQKLITGLTPKMAYLAEIFQGTLSKGIIGFITKEPSIYAVVLSPGQDLVTAVANAANGDVIGLQPGTYNCVDNLAAYVNLVIAQKSVTIQSVSNNPADTKVNFKEVTLKGNGAGVTLKGIEFDGTLGAAAYFLNLAGMATDAEAATFTNLIVDNCIVKNLANCFLRGDRGANGSDHKIDLIKVSNTIASNSATASTYVFFTINKLQFSKLELVKTTFHSMGRAFISCNTTLSSPKPTILIDQCTINNFGSGGTSRNYTIFDANANPVDLTIQNCIIANTPIKDQTIGPAAIRATATTATMLFSNNNTFNLTNGAATPLALTFPAAMTMQNNKMIALGWDGATTNFTLPAGSELRTSSTTGGPVGDPRWAQ; from the coding sequence ATGAAAAAAGTAATCAACCATATAAACGGCCTGACGATCATCTTCCTGTTTGCCATCCTGGCCTTATCCTGCGAAAAGGATAAAGAAGAAACCTTTGCGCCGGAACGTATCTTTACCCCCGGCAGGATCGGTGCAACATCGAATGAGACCAATGCCAAACTGGAATGGTCTCCTTCCCTTTACGTCTCCGATTCTGTTACTTATGTAGTGGAGGTAGGTAAAGATTCCCTGCTCACGGGGACGATTGACTATACCACGGAAACAAAAGCGTTATCCCTGACGATCACGGACAGGAATATTCAGATAAAAACAAAATACTTTGCCCGTGTCAAGGCCAAAGGCCAGGGTGGATCGGCAGATTCAAAATGGGAGTACAGCAATTCTTTTGGCATCAAGGGTGAGCAGATATTCCTGAATATTAGTGATGCAGACCTGAAAGATAAAACGGTATTGCTCAAATGGAGAACCATGCCGGGCCTCACAAAGATCGTATTGACACCGGCAACAGGTGCTCCATTTGAAGTGCCGCTCGATGCGGCAGACGTTACGGCCATGCAAAAGCTCATTACCGGCCTGACTCCCAAAATGGCCTACCTCGCCGAGATATTTCAGGGTACATTAAGCAAAGGGATCATTGGTTTCATCACCAAAGAACCCAGCATTTATGCTGTTGTATTATCTCCAGGCCAGGACCTCGTTACTGCCGTAGCCAATGCCGCCAATGGCGATGTGATCGGGCTACAGCCAGGAACATACAATTGCGTGGATAATTTAGCGGCCTATGTCAACCTGGTGATCGCCCAAAAAAGTGTTACTATTCAATCTGTTTCTAATAATCCAGCTGATACCAAAGTCAACTTTAAGGAAGTGACCTTGAAAGGAAATGGAGCGGGTGTTACTTTGAAAGGGATTGAGTTTGATGGCACCCTGGGCGCGGCAGCGTATTTCCTCAATCTTGCCGGAATGGCTACTGATGCAGAAGCTGCCACCTTTACCAACCTCATTGTCGATAATTGTATCGTTAAGAATCTCGCCAATTGTTTCCTCCGGGGCGACCGTGGCGCCAATGGCAGCGATCATAAGATCGATCTCATAAAGGTGAGTAATACCATTGCCTCCAACAGCGCAACGGCTTCCACGTACGTTTTCTTTACCATCAATAAACTGCAGTTTTCGAAACTGGAATTGGTAAAGACTACTTTCCATAGTATGGGACGTGCATTCATTAGCTGCAATACAACCTTATCCAGTCCAAAGCCAACTATTCTGATCGATCAATGTACCATCAATAACTTTGGTTCTGGTGGCACCAGCAGGAACTATACCATATTTGATGCCAATGCCAACCCGGTTGACCTGACCATACAAAACTGTATTATTGCGAATACGCCTATTAAGGATCAAACGATTGGCCCTGCCGCGATAAGAGCTACAGCCACCACCGCTACTATGCTGTTTTCCAACAACAATACATTTAACCTCACCAATGGGGCAGCAACGCCGCTAGCGCTTACATTTCCGGCTGCGATGACCATGCAAAACAATAAGATGATAGCCCTCGGATGGGATGGCGCGACCACCAATTTCACCCTGCCTGCTGGTTCAGAACTGAGAACGAGCAGCACTACGGGTGGGCCAGTGGGCGATCCCCGGTGGGCACAATAA
- a CDS encoding RagB/SusD family nutrient uptake outer membrane protein: MKNKTITTIFSSIALAGVLATASCKKYLDVENPSTISQDAVFESVSYTTSAVVGVYNKLMGDNGYGSRISLLYPMAADDFKTSGDFNPLDRRGLSGYGASPDNTELDAPFSQLYQGIERANICIKYIPLSGLYTKGSEADKKIMRKLYGEVLTLRAQFYYELIRNWGDLPAQFQPSADIPNLFLPKSDRDSIYNILLADLKTASDLVPWRSESGDPSTRVTKAVVKGLRARIALARGGYSLRRSPQEMIRKADYKEYYKIAMDECADIIASKEHGLNPSYENLFRTIHNSTRLDPNNEWIFEAGAFGGNARTDSKLGYSNGIRINGSSSYGVANGGVVGIPTYFYEFDSVGDCRRDVTLAWFEIDGANNKVVTNFNDMRDGKYRKYWTSINGTNQNLGINWPLLRYADVLLMYAEADNELGSAPSAKAIAAYEEVRKRAFTGFESRMGTTPTDKDGFFKAIVKERLLEFGGEGIRKYDLIRWNLLATVIDQTRANLRELMNGTGRYANVPKYVYIKANKVLNKTVPEETLDFDVYGGPVSKSMFTLDPVASTPDGYVRKNWRVAVNEEYITGQFQGFALKFEKNKKELFPLYSGVLNQNYNLKQDYGY, translated from the coding sequence ATGAAAAATAAGACCATCACCACCATATTCTCCTCCATCGCCTTAGCGGGTGTATTGGCCACCGCTTCCTGTAAAAAATACCTTGATGTGGAAAATCCTTCCACGATCTCGCAGGACGCAGTTTTTGAAAGTGTTTCTTATACCACTTCTGCAGTTGTAGGGGTGTATAATAAGCTGATGGGCGATAATGGCTACGGAAGCCGTATTTCCCTGCTTTATCCTATGGCCGCCGACGATTTTAAGACCTCCGGCGATTTCAATCCACTCGATCGCAGGGGATTGAGTGGCTATGGTGCCAGTCCCGACAATACAGAGCTGGATGCTCCTTTTTCCCAGCTGTACCAGGGTATTGAAAGGGCCAATATTTGTATTAAATACATTCCGCTATCCGGCCTATATACCAAAGGGTCTGAGGCTGATAAAAAGATCATGCGCAAGTTGTATGGAGAAGTGCTCACCCTCCGCGCGCAGTTCTATTATGAACTCATCCGCAACTGGGGTGATCTCCCGGCGCAATTCCAGCCTTCTGCCGATATCCCCAATCTTTTCCTGCCTAAATCAGACCGCGATTCTATTTACAATATATTACTGGCCGATCTGAAAACAGCTTCGGACCTGGTGCCCTGGAGAAGTGAGTCAGGCGATCCTTCCACCCGCGTTACCAAAGCAGTAGTGAAGGGCTTACGTGCACGCATCGCCCTGGCGCGTGGTGGTTACTCTTTGAGGCGTAGTCCACAGGAAATGATCCGCAAGGCCGATTACAAGGAGTATTACAAAATAGCGATGGACGAGTGTGCTGACATCATCGCCAGCAAAGAGCATGGCCTGAACCCCAGCTATGAAAACCTGTTTAGAACAATACATAATAGCACCCGCCTGGATCCTAACAATGAATGGATCTTTGAAGCAGGCGCGTTCGGTGGTAATGCAAGGACGGATAGCAAACTGGGCTATTCCAATGGTATCCGTATCAACGGTAGTTCCTCGTATGGAGTTGCCAATGGCGGCGTAGTAGGCATCCCTACTTATTTTTATGAGTTTGATTCTGTGGGTGATTGCCGCCGGGATGTAACCCTGGCCTGGTTTGAGATCGATGGCGCCAATAATAAGGTGGTGACCAATTTCAACGATATGCGGGATGGCAAGTACCGTAAATACTGGACCTCCATCAATGGTACCAACCAGAACCTGGGCATCAACTGGCCCCTGCTAAGGTATGCAGATGTATTGCTGATGTATGCTGAGGCAGACAATGAGCTGGGTAGCGCACCTTCTGCCAAAGCCATTGCCGCTTATGAGGAGGTGCGTAAACGCGCTTTCACCGGTTTTGAAAGCAGGATGGGTACTACCCCTACGGATAAAGATGGCTTCTTTAAGGCTATCGTAAAAGAAAGGTTGCTCGAATTTGGTGGTGAAGGAATAAGAAAATATGATCTTATTCGCTGGAACCTGCTGGCTACGGTCATTGATCAAACAAGGGCCAATCTCCGCGAATTAATGAATGGAACAGGGCGCTATGCTAACGTCCCTAAATACGTATACATAAAAGCGAACAAAGTATTAAACAAGACAGTGCCGGAAGAGACTCTTGATTTTGATGTGTACGGCGGACCGGTATCCAAGAGCATGTTCACCCTCGATCCGGTGGCTTCTACGCCTGATGGTTACGTCAGAAAGAACTGGCGCGTGGCGGTTAACGAAGAATACATTACCGGTCAATTCCAGGGGTTTGCGTTGAAGTTTGAAAAGAACAAGAAAGAATTATTCCCGCTGTATTCCGGCGTGCTCAATCAAAACTATAACCTTAAGCAGGATTACGGATATTAA